A window of Methylobacterium bullatum genomic DNA:
CGAAGGGGCGGACCCAGACCCCCTGCTCCACGAAGCGCGTCTTGAGCGCAGCGAGATCGGGCGCGCGCGCGAACTGCACGACTCCGATGGCGCCGAGAACGCGGATGTCGGCGATGCCGGCGAGACCGCGCAGGCCGGAGAGTCCCTGCCGCAGGCGTCTCTCGATTGCCCGTGCCTGTTCCAGACGCGGCTCGGTCTCGAACAGGTCGAGGCTGGCATTGGCGGCAGCGCAGGCGAGAGGGTTGGCCATGAAGGTCGGCCCGTGCATCAGCGCCGCCGAGGAATCGTCGGACAGGAAGGCCTCGAAGACCGGACGCCGCGCGATCGTTGCGGCCAGCGCCATGGTGCCGCCGGCGAGTGCCTTGGACAGGCAGAGGATGTCGGGCACGATCCCAGCCTGCTCGCAAGCGAACAGGGTGCCGGTCCGGCCAAACCCGGTGAAGATCTCGTCGGCGATGAGGGGCAGGCCGTGCCGCTCCGCCGCCCGCGCCACCCGTGCCAGGGTCTCGGGGGCGTGCATCACCATGCCGCCGGCCCCCTGGACCAGGGGCTCGACGATGATCGCCGCAAGGGTGTCGCCATGCTCGGCCAAGGCATGATCGAGGGCGTCGGCGGTAGCGTCGTTGCGTGGAAGATCGCAGAAGACTTGAGTCGGCAGATAGGCGCCGAAGCGGCGGTGCATGCCCTCCTCCGGATCGCAGACCGACATCGCTCCCATCGTGTCGCCATGGTAGCCGCCGCGGAAGGCGAGGAACCGGCTGCGTCCGGCGATGCCCCGGTTGAGCCACATCTGCGCGGCCATCTTGAGCGCCACTTCCACCGCCACCGATCCGGAATCGGTGAAGAACACGTGGTCGAGGTCGCCCGGAGCCAGGGCGGCGAGGCGGGACGCCAGGCGCTCGGCCGGCGCATGGGTGAGCCCCCCGAACATCACATGGGGCATGGTCTCGAGCTGGGCCGCCACCGCCGCGCGGATATGCGGATGGTTGTAGCCATGGACCGCGGTCCACCACGAGGCGATGCCGTCGATGAGTTCGCGCCCGTCGGCGAGCACGATCCGCGAGCCGGAGGTGCGTACGGCCTCGAGGGGCGGCGCGGCATTCCGCATCTGCGTATAGGGCCGCCAGAGAGAGTTTTTCGCATCCGTAGGCATTCGTGGGGGATGGGCGTGCGCGGCCGAACGGTCAAGGGAGCGTGCCCCTAACCCGATCTTAAAGCCGCCGGAGGCATGGTCCGCGAACATGCCCTCCAGGCCATTGGCCGGCCTTCCGGAGGGATCTCGTTTTCCGGGACCGTCCTGTGCCTGCCGAGAGACCCGAACTCGTCCCCGGCCGGCTTTGGGGCACCTCGCCGCTGACCGTGGCGCTGTTTGCCCTCCTGTTCGTCATCGCTTTGCTCCCGGTGCTGACGATGCCGATCCCGGCGATGGTGGATTATCCCAATCACCTCGCCCGCATGCACATCCTCGTGCGGGAGGGAACCCCGGCGGCGCATCCGTTCTACCGGGTGACCTGGGCGCTCTATCCCAACCTCGCCATGGACCTCGTCGTGCCTCTCATCGCGCGGGTTACGAGCGTCGAATGGGCGACCCGGTCGTTCCTGCTGGCGAGCCAGATCCTCACGATCACCGGGGCCATCGCCATCGAGCTCGCGGTGAAGCGCCGCTTTCAGGTGAGCGGCTTCCTCGCGTTGCTGGTGCTCTACAGCGTTCCATTCGCCTGGGGTTTCGTGAACTTCCAGTTCGGTCTCGGCCTTGCCCTGTGGGGGATCGCCTGCTGGATCGTCCTGCAGGATCGGGGCTGGCCGCTCCGGCTCGCGCTTCACACCCTCTTCGTGGGCCTGCTGTTCGGGGCCCATCTGTTCGCGCTCGGCCTCTACGGCTTCACCCTCGGCATCCATGAGCTCTGGCGTACCCGGAGCCGGAAGCCCGGCCTGCCGACGACGATGGCGCGCTTCCTGGCCCTCGCCCTGCCGGCGCTCGTCGCCTTCGGAATCATGCACCTGTCCGGCGGGTCCGTCGGCCAGGAGGGGACCGCCTGGAACGGCCCTTGGAAGCTCGTGATGTTCTTCACGACCTTGAACGGCTACAGCTTGTGGCTCTCGGCCGCCGGGACCGTTTTTCTCGTCGGACTCACCCTCCTGCTCGCATTGCGCGGTGCATTCCGCGCCGTCCAATCCGGCTTCTGGCTGGCCGGTAGTCTCACGGTTCTCTTCGTCGCCCTGCCCACACGACTGTTCGACACCGCTTTCGTCGACCTCCGGGTGACGGTGGCCGCCCTGCTGATCGTACCGGGCTTCATCGTGGTGTCGCCGCCGAGCGGAGCCTGGGAGCGCATCACGGCTGCGGTCGTCCTGGGCGTGACCCTGCTGAACCTGGCCTGCGCCCTCGCCGTCGCGGCGACCTACCGGAGCGAGTATGCGGCGCTCCTCATCTCCTTCGGGCAGCTGAAGCCGAATTCCCGTGTCCTCGTCGGCCATAGCGGCAGCGGCGAGGACCCACCCCTCAAGGACCTCTCCGATTATCCGATCTACAATGCGGCGACGCTGGCCGTCGCCTATGGGGATGCGTTCGTGCCAACGTTGTTCACCTCCATCGGCAAGCAGCCGGTGACGGTGATCGATGGCTACCGCCATCTGGCCGTCCCCTATGGCGGCCCGATGGCGATGGCGATCCTGCGCGACATCGCCGAGGGCCGTCCCAACGCGGACGCGCCCGACTATACCCGCGCCTGGACCGAGGATTTCGACTACCTCTACGTCGTCGGCCCCTCGGCTGCGAATCCGATGCCCGGCCTCCTCGTGCCCCTGGCCGCATCCGCGCGCTTCGCGCTCTACCGCATCGAAAGGCGCCGGCCGCGCGAGTGACCACGGCGCGTGCTTGACATCGTAGGGGCACGGGCCTTCTTCCCCCTGCCATGTCCGACCTCGACCGCCCCACCAGCCTCGAAGCGTTCGCCCGCGACCATCTCGCCCGCCTCGACGAGACCTCCCTGCGCCGGCACCTCGTTACCACCACGCGCGGCCCGCAGGCGGCGGCGACGCGACATGGGTGCAGCCTCGTCTCGTTTTCCTGCAACGATTATCTCGGCCTGTCGCAGGATCCGCGGGTCATCGCGGCGGCTCAAGCCGCGACCGCACTCTACGGGACCGGCGCCGGCGCCTCCCGCCTCGTCACCGGCAGCCACCCGCCCCTCGCGGCCCTGGAAGAGCGCCTCGCCGCCCATAAGGGGACGGAGGCGGCCCTGGTCTTCGGCAGCGGCTATCTCGCCAATCTCGGCATCGTCTCCGGACTCGCCGGCCCACGCGACCTGATCCTCGTGGACGCGCTCGGCCATTCCTGCCTCTGGGCGGGGGCGCGGCTCTCCGGCGCGAAGGTGCTGCGGTTCGCCCATAACGACCTCGACGATCTCGAAGCGCTCCTGACCAAGCACCGCTCCCGCCACCAGCACGCGCTGATCCTCACGGAGCGCGTCTACAGCATGGACGGCGACCGGGGGCCGATCGCCGACATCCTGAATCTCGCCGACGCGCACGATGCCTGGACCCTGGTGGACGACGCCCACGGCCTCGGGGTCGTCGA
This region includes:
- the bioA gene encoding Adenosylmethionine-8-amino-7-oxononanoate aminotransferase — translated: MFADHASGGFKIGLGARSLDRSAAHAHPPRMPTDAKNSLWRPYTQMRNAAPPLEAVRTSGSRIVLADGRELIDGIASWWTAVHGYNHPHIRAAVAAQLETMPHVMFGGLTHAPAERLASRLAALAPGDLDHVFFTDSGSVAVEVALKMAAQMWLNRGIAGRSRFLAFRGGYHGDTMGAMSVCDPEEGMHRRFGAYLPTQVFCDLPRNDATADALDHALAEHGDTLAAIIVEPLVQGAGGMVMHAPETLARVARAAERHGLPLIADEIFTGFGRTGTLFACEQAGIVPDILCLSKALAGGTMALAATIARRPVFEAFLSDDSSAALMHGPTFMANPLACAAANASLDLFETEPRLEQARAIERRLRQGLSGLRGLAGIADIRVLGAIGVVQFARAPDLAALKTRFVEQGVWVRPFGDIVYLTPALTIAPDDLDRLCEAVAHVVRTSADTEAGP
- the bioF gene encoding 8-amino-7-oxononanoate synthase, whose translation is MSDLDRPTSLEAFARDHLARLDETSLRRHLVTTTRGPQAAATRHGCSLVSFSCNDYLGLSQDPRVIAAAQAATALYGTGAGASRLVTGSHPPLAALEERLAAHKGTEAALVFGSGYLANLGIVSGLAGPRDLILVDALGHSCLWAGARLSGAKVLRFAHNDLDDLEALLTKHRSRHQHALILTERVYSMDGDRGPIADILNLADAHDAWTLVDDAHGLGVVEPDARAPLEMGTLSKTLGSYGGYLCASRAVVDLMTSRARSFVYTTGLPPASAAAALAALDIVEAEPDFAARPLALARRFTAQLGLPEAQSPIVPIVIGEADAALGLSAALEEQGYLVVAIRPPTVPVGTARLRVAFSAAHTEAQVDGLAEAVTGQWPRTLPPLRERVR